ACTCGGTGCAGGACATCCTGGGACCGGACCAGCGCGTCTTCGTGGGGACGGAGTGGTTCCGCAAGGTGCTGAGGGACCCGGAGCTGCACGGAGCGCTGCGCCGGCAGATCGGCTTCTCGCTGGCGGTGCTGGCGCTGGAGATTCCGCTGGGCGTGGCGCTGGCGCTCGTGCTGCCGAGACAGGGGCGCGCCGCGTCCGTGAGCCTGGTGCTGCTGGGCCTGCCGCTGCTCATCCCCTTCAACGTGGTGGGCACCATCTGGCAGATCTTCGCCCGGGGTGACATCGGCCTGTTCGGCGTGCTCATCAACTCGCTCGGCTTCCAATACAACTACACGGCCAACGCGCTGGACGCCTGGCTCACGGTGCTGCTGATGGACGTGTGGCACTGGACGCCGCTGGTGTCGCTGCTCTGCTACGCGGGCCTGCGCGCCATCCCCGAGGCCTACTATCAGGCGGCGCGCATCGACGGCGCCTCCGCGTGGGCCACGTTCCGCTTCATCCAGCTGCCCCGGCTGCGCGGGGTGCTGACCATCGCGGTGCTGCTGCGCTTCATGGACAGCTTCATGATCTACACCGAGCCCTTCGTCCTCACCGGCGGTGGACCCGGCAACGCCACCACGTTCCTGAGCCAGTACCTGACGCGGCTCGCGGTGGGCCAGTTCGACCTGGGCCCGGCGGCGGCCTTCTCGCTCGTCTACTTCCTGGTCATCCTGCTGTTCAGCTACGTCTTCTACACCGCCATGACGAGCGCGGACCGCAAGGAGGCGCGATGAAGCCCTCCCGCTTCGTGGTTCCGCTCTACCTGCTGCTGAGCTTCATCCCCATCTACTGGCTGGTGGGCATGTCGCTGAAAACGAACGAGGAGATCCTCGGCGGCTTCACGCTCTGGCCGCGCAATCCCACCCTGGCCAACTACGCCGTCATCTTCACCGACGCGGACTGGAGCAGCAGCTACGTCCACTCGCTCACGTACGTGGGCATCAACACGGTGCTCTCGGTGCTGCTGGCGCTGCCCGCGGCCTACGCCTTCTCGCGCTACCGCTTCCTCGGGGACTCGCACCTCTTCTTCTGGCTGCTGAGCAACCGCATGTCGCCCCCGGCGGTGTTCCTCCTGCCCTTCTTCCAGCTCTACTCGAGCATCGGCCTGTTCGACACGCCCTGGGCCGTGGCCCTGGCCCACATGCTCTTCACCGTGCCGCTGTCGGTGTGGATTCTCGAGGGCTTCATGTCCGGCGTGCCGAGGGAGATCGACGAGACGGCGTACATCGACGGCTACAGCTTCCCCCGCTTCTTCCTGAGCATCTTCCTGCCCCTCATCCGCTCGGGCGTGGGCGTGACGGCCTTCTTCTGCTTCATGTTCAGCTGGGTGGAGCTCTTGCTGGCGCGCACGCTGACGTCGGTGGAGGCCAAGCCCATCGTGGCCACCATGACGCGCACGGTGAGCGCGGCGGGCATGGACTGGGGCGTGCTGGCCGCGGCCGGCGTGTTGACGCTGGTGCCGGGCGCGGTCGTCATCTACTTCGTCCGCAACTACATCGCCAAGGGCTTCGCCCTGGGGAGGGTGTGAGCCATGGACTTCGAATGGATGGCCTGGACTGCGCCCACGGCCAGCTTCTTCATCGTCATCGCGCTGCTGCTCGCGGTCTACACCGTCTGGGGAATGCGCTCCCCTTCCCTGCCTCGCAAGGGGCTGCTGCCCATGACCACCACCCGGGGAGATCGCCTCTTCGTCGGGCTGCTGGGCAGCGCCTTCATCCACCTCGCCTGGGTGGGAGTGACGGATGCATCCGTCTGGTTCGCCGTAGGTCTGTCGTTGCTGTTCATGGTCTTCATTGCACGATGGGGGTAACCCGTTGAAGAACGCGCTGAAATGGACGCTGGCCCTGGCCCTCGCAGTCCCCGTGTACGGATGTAAGAAGGAGTCGAAGCCGGCCGAGGGCGAAAAGCCCGCCGCCGGACAGCAGCAACAGCCACAGCAACAGGTGGACGTCGCCGCGCTGGAGAAGGCCGCCGAGAAGTGGGTGGACCAGGAGTTCCAGCCGAGCACCCTGACACGTGAGCAGCAGCTCGCGGAGATGAAGTGGTTCCGCGAGGCCGCCGCGCCCTACCGCGGAATGGCCATCAACGTGGTGTCGGAGAGCATCGACACGCACGTGTATGAGTCCAAGACGATGGCCAAGGCCTTCGAGGAGATCACCGGCATCAAGCTGAAGCACGATCTCATCCAGGAAGGCGATGTCATCGAGAAGCTGCAGACCCAGATGCAGTCGGGCCGCAACATCTATGACATGTATGTCAATGACAGCGACCTGATCGGCACGCACATCCGCTATGGACACGTGGTGCCGCTGTCGGACTTCATGGCGGGCGAGGGCAAGGACGTGACGCTGCCCACGCTCGACGTGGACGACTTCATGGGCAAGAGCTTCGTCACCGGCCCGGACGGGAAGATGTACCAGCTGCCGGACCAGCAGTTCGCCAACCTGTACTGGTTCCGCGCGGACTGGTTCGCGCGGCCGGAGCTCAAGGAGCGCTTCAAGAAGAAGTACGGGTACGAGCTGGGCGTGCCGGTGAACTGGTCGGCCTACGAGGACATCGCGGACTTCTTCACCAACGACGTGAAGGAGATCGACGGCGTCAAGGTGTACGGCCACATGGACTACGGGAAGAAGGACCCGTCGCTGGGGTGGCGCTTCACGGACGCGTGGCTGTCCATGGCGGGCGTGGGCGACAAGGGCTTCCCCAACGGCAAGCCGGTGGACGAGTGGGGCATCCGCGTGGAGGGCTGCAACCCGGCGGGCGCCTCGGTGTCGCGCGGCGGCGAGACGAACGGCCCGGCGGCGGTGTACGCGCTGACCAAGTACATCGACTGGCTGAAGAAGTACGCGCCGCCCCAGGCGGCCGGCATGACGTTCTCCGAGGCCGGCCCGGTGCCTGGCCAGGGCAACGTGGCGCAGCAGATCTTCTGGTACACGGGCTTCACGGCGCAGTTGGCCAAGCCGGGCCTGCCGGTGGTGAACGCGGACGGCACGCCGAAGTGGCGCATGGCGCCCTCGCCGCACGGCCCGTACTGGCAGGAGGGCACGAAGCTGGGCTACCAGGACACGGGCTCGTGGACGATGCTCAAGAGCACGCCGCTGGAGAGGCGGAAGGCCGCGTGGCTGTACGCGCAGTTCGTGGTGGCCAAGAGCACGTCGCTCAAGAAGTTCCTGGTGGGACTGACGCCGATTCGTGACTCGGACGTGCGCTCCGAGCACGTGACGAAGGTGGCGGACAAGCTGGGCGGCCTGGTGGAGTTCTACCGGAGCCCGGCGCGCGAGGCGTGGACGCCCACGGGCACCAACGTGCCGGACTACCCGAAGCTGTCGCAGCTGTGGTGGCAGAACATCAGCCTGGCCGTGGAGGGCGAGAAGACGCCGCAGGAGGCCATGGACGCGCTGGCCAAGCAGATGGACGACGTGATGGGGCGGCTGGAGCGCGCGGGCATGCAGAACTGCCCGCCGAAGCTCAACCCGGAGAAGGACGCGAAGACCTGGTTCGACGCGCCGGGCGCCCCGCACCCGAAGCTGGCCAACGAGAAGCCCAAGGGCGAGACCGTGCCCTATGAGCAGCTCGTGCAGGCCTGGAAGGAAGGGCGCGTGAAGTAGGCGCCCACCTCCTCCTGACATCAGATAAAGGAGCACAACCGGACAGGGCGGGGCATCACTCAAGCGATGCCCCGCGCATCCTCTCTGGTTAGCGTTCGTTGAGAACGACGCTCTAAATTCCCAAGCCAGCAGAAGTAAAGTCCGGCCAATCATTCACCCGAAAGGCCAGAGGACCTTCTTCAGTCTCCTGCAATCTTGCACTGCACTACACTCAAGCACCTAAAAGGAATACCCCTTGCCCGGCAGGAAGAGATTTTCCTTCCTCGAAGAACTAAAGAACAACGGTTGGACAGTCTTGGATGACGTGGTTGAAAGCGCTGCGTTCCTTCAACTTGCACACAGCATTGGCGCACCAAGCATCGGAATTCATCGCTATAGAATTGAGCATCTCAGCCCGACCACAGCCAATGCAGCCAAAGCCGGAACAATGAGTTCCCAATATGGATTGGGCGAGTTCCCCCTACATACGGACACTGCCCATTGGCCAACACCTGCTCGATATATCCTTTTGCGATCAGTGGGTCTCTCCCACAGCCGCTCAACAATCATTGCCAGCACCAAGGACCTACCATTCAACCCTGAGCAACGTCACCTCATCGCCCAAGGGACATGGCTTGTATCTCAAGTTGCCCAGCCATTTACCTGCTCGGTCTTCTTCCAGCCAAACGAATATGCATTCCGCTTTGACGCAGCGTGCATGCGCCCCTACAATTCGGCAGCAAAAAGGATCCACCAACACATCATCGACACACTCAAACAGTCCAACTACAAAGAAATCAAATGGAGTCCTGGCCGGGTCTTGATTGTTGACAATTGGCGAATGCTACATGGCCGTGCCGACAGCCGAGAAACCAACGAAGTTCGTACTTTGCAGCGAATAACAATCCCCTGGGTGTGAAAAAACCATGCTTTGGACATACGATCTCCTCTGGGCAAAGGCCGCGTCTTACATGGAAAAGGCGCTTGCCGAACCAAAGGACGGAGCAATGTTTCCATTCTGGGCGTCATTGGCCATGGAATTCCTGGCGCGTGCGGCGCTTGCATCCAAGCATCCAGTCCTACTAGCTGATCCCGCAAATGAAAAGAACATTCTATACACTTTTGGAGTTTCCAGCCCAGACTTCCATCCCAAGTCCATCGGCGTGGCACTTGTCTTCGAGCGATGCAGAGCATTGATGCCGGACTTTCTAAAGGAACATGCCAGCTCATGCCTGTCACTAGCAAACAGTCGTAACGAGGAACTCCATAGCGGAGGAAAACCTTTTGAGAAATACGAAACAAAAAACTGGCTAGGATCCTACTATGCAGCATGCGTTCCTCTGCTAAAGTTCCAGGGCAAATCTTTGCAGGACTTCTTGGGTGCCGCAGAGGCCAAGGCCGCAGAGGAGATGCTCAAGGCCAAAAACGAAGCCACCGAGAAGAAGGTCAAGAAACTCATTTCTTCTCACGCAAACATATTCGAAAACAAACCCGAGCCCGAAAAAGCTCAACTGAGAAAAACCGCAGAAATTCAAGCAGAGCAAAAACGCTATGATGGTGGCCACCTAACCCAATGCCCCGCGTGCCAATCAAACGCAACCGTAACCGGCGAAGTGGTAAACACAACAGGGCCCAATTTAGAGCAAGGATATCTTGTTTTCCGCTCCTCAGTTCTACCTACAGGTTTTCATTGCGCCGCATGCGGACTGACTCTCGACGGACACGCAGCTCTACATGCTGCAGGACTCGGTGGGCAGTTCACAAGAACATCGAAGTGGGATCCTCTTGACTATTACGTTGTCACCGAAAGAGAGAACGAAGATGAAGACGAAGGCCCCCACGAAGAATACAACAACGAGTAGCTTAGAATAACTTCGATAATCCAGCGCAAGGACCTCAGTAGTTGATGATTTTTGGTGTGTACTTGCTGGGTTACAAACCTTGCGCAAGACGTAGTTCAAGCTGTGCCATCAAGCCACTTCAAAATCCGAGAACATGCTGCAGCGTCGCGGGGTAGAGTTCATGGAGCATCCCAGCCTTGAAGAATTGGTCCAGAAGTTCGAGGCGGCCAGGAAAGCCGGTGAGCGCGAGCGTGGGAACCCAGAGCAATTGCGATTGCACCGCGAGCTCGCTGATGAATGCCCTGCATTCACTCACAACCTGCTCTATCTCGCCCGGTTGCAACACCTCGTCGACCAAGCCGGCAGAAGCGCAGAAGAGGTGCTCCCCGAGATCCAGCACCTGCTCGAGTCCGCCGTCTTGGGCTCATACAGAAGTGCGCCTGCGCTGTTGGCACTGGGTAACTTCCTGGACACATTCCAAGATGACACGCCAGAGGCCATGAAGCTCTACGAAGAGGGAGAGCAGAAGGCACTCGCTACGCTCGCGGATGCGTGGTTCTTCAAGCTCAGGCACTGGAATCTCGAACGGACGAAAGAATCCCTGGAAAAGGCCCTTCGGCTTTGTGCCTTGGTGGAGCTGCTCTTTCCCGATCCGAATGTCCTCCTGGAGGGCGAGATACAGACCACGAAGCGCTACGCTGTGCTGGAGGGCTTGCTTCCCCAGGAAGACTCGTGACTCGATTCGGTACCCTGAGAAACCGCCTGTCTCGACAACTTCTCTACACCCCTGCTCCATTGTGGGGGAAAATTCAGATGCGCGTGATTCTACTGCTCCCGTTATGGCTGGCAATCCTCCAAGGTTGTTCGGGCATACCCAAGCAGATGTGCCTGGATTTCGACGCCAGCAGTGCACATGGCTCTGAAGAGATCGCGCTGGGTCCCAGGCTATTCCGCCCTCCACGAATCCGGAGCAACCCTTCCCAACCGGTCAAGCCTCCTCACCCCGAGCAACCCAAGCCGCAAGCATCTCAACCGCGGGCAAACCAACACCCCAAACCCGCCGGACCATCACCGTTCACACGGTTCCTGGACCCGAAGGTCGCTCGCGAGAACTTCGACAAGGGGCAGGCGGAAGCCCGTGCTGCATTCCCCCACTTGTTCGGCAAACCGAAGCAGCAACACCACCTCCACCCCAAGTATCTCGGTGGTGCCGAGGATGGGCCAACAACCGATGTGGATCCCGCCTATCATCAGCTCATCACCAATGCCTTCCGGCGGGAGCACCCCTACGGGCAGGAAGTTCCCAGCCCCGCTCAGCAGCAGGAAATCATGCGAAAGGTCTACTCCAAGTATCCGCTCCCCGGAGTGCATTTCTAGACGTCATGCGTGAAACCATCGAGATCCGGCTCTCCACGGACAAGGCACAGCATTTCCTTCCGCCAGACATTGGTGAGGATTGGGACATCACCCGCCGACTCGAACTGAACGTCGATGATCCGCTGGTCGAGACCATTCGCAAGCACGAGGAGGAGGAGCACCGCCGGGGAACGACGATGGTCACCTTCTGGCAGGTACGCCGCCGCTATTCGCAGCGCGAGTTACAATCTGCCGAGTTGCTCTGGATGAGAGTCCGGCCCTTTTTCGAGCCTACGGGCGAGGAGTGTGGCACCCTCTACGACGAGTCCCAGGCATGCACCTCCTGTGGAGCCGGCACACGGCAGGTTTCCGAGCTGCATCTCGACCTCAAGCGCATCCCCAAGGGCCGAGACATCGCGCAGACCCTCGGGGGAGAACTCGTGGTTTCCTCCAGGCTGGCCGAGGTGCTGCGCACGCACGGCATCACGGGCATGGAACTGAGGCCCGTGCTCGGAAAGCAGGGCGAGCGGAGCAAGGCATGGCATCAGCTCGTCATTCCCTCGCGTGCGTTGCAGGTGGCCGCGCCCACCCGAGTCGGCAATACCTTCTTCGTCCCAGAGCCCGATACGGCTCGCTGTCCCAAGGGACACACCTTGGGGCTCCGTGTGCTGTCCGAGGTCTACGTTTCTCGCGCGAGTCTCGACAGGAACGACTGGTCCTGCACACACCAGAGCGTTGGCCTGCGACAAGGGCTGTTCCGTCCTCAACCGCTGTTACTCATCTCCCAGCGGCTGTACCGCCTGCTCTGGGAGATGAAGGTCCGGCGCTTCGATGTCGAGATAGCCCGCCTGACATGACCCCTTGGCCGCGGAATGTCCCTGTGCATCAGCGTTCTCAGGCGCGCATTGCCTGAGCAATCTCCGCTGGAGTCATGCCCGGCTCGAGTAAGAAGTCGATGGCCATCGATTCGTGACAGAAAACCACTTTTTCGGATGGTGGGATAAGCGCGCGGCACCAGTGAGCGAACTCGGCACAGTCTTCAAGGGCACCGCTGTCAATAGTCAAACCTTTGCCCAACAGCTCAACGGATCCATAAAGCACTGAGCGATCCATGGGGAATTCGAAGTCTTGAAAGGTGTGCGTTTGAGAAGTGCTCAACTTTTCGATTTGAACCAGAGGCCAACGCATACGCAGCCGGCCCAAGAAAGCCTCCGCTGAGAAAGTCCATCCCGTCGTGATGACGATGTAATAACGCATTGGCATCTGGCTCTCGTCAGTTGGCCTGTGCCGCCTCGCCGGAACTGTCCTCGCCCTCCCCTTCCTCGTCGTCTCCCTGTGCGTCGAAGCCCTGGGGTACGCCGTCCACGTAGGTGACGACGTTGCCTACCGTGGCCGGCACTCGCGGGCCCGGTGTCACCACTCCCGTGAGGTTGAGTGGATCCACCGCAGAGAGCTGCACTCGCACTCCCGAGGGCGCTCGCCGGCGCACCGCTCGCGCCACGTCCACCGCCTCCGGTAGCGCGAACTGCTCTCCCACGAAGCCCGCCACGAAGCGGCCTCCCCGGATCTCTCCTCGCGCCTCCATCCGCCGGTACACGTACAGCAACTCGCGCCACGAGGGCGCCAGCGACTCGCGCATCACCAGGTCCCGCCAGACGATGCCGTAGCGCTGCAGGAAGAGTCGCGCGAGTGCGTCCCGCACCTCGTCCTCCGGCTTCGGCTCCGAGGGCACCAGCAGGCTCCAGCGGCCCGGTCCGCCTCGCTGCAGGAGTTTCTGGCGCTTGCGCTGCGCCGGGCTCTGCAGCACCCGCAGGTTCTGCACCGCGTCCGCTGTCACGAGGCCGCGCGCTACCAGTTCCCACAGTGCGTCCTCTACTTCCGCCGGCAGCCGGCGCGAGCGCGAGCACAGGTCGTTGAAGAAGCACGCGCCCCGCTGCTCCAGCACCGCCACCACGTCCTTCGCTGGACCGGACAGGTCCGGTGGCACCCAGACCCCTCCGTCCGCCAGCACCGCGTTCGGACGAGCCGCCGACAGCATCCAGTCCATGTCCTCGCGCTTCACGAACGTGAGGCTCGCGTTCCGGTTCGGTGTCGCCGCTCGAGATCTGGGCGCCTCGGGCTCCGGTGGCGTCGCGGGGGCTCCCCGGCGTGGGCCTGGAACGGGTTTCGCGTCCTTCATCGTCAGGCGGCCCCAGGCCACTTCTCCCGAGTAGCAGGCCCGCTCCAGCAGGTCCCCCAGGTAGCCCTTCATCCGCGCCGGTAGCAGATAGCGCTCCCACGCGGAGGCCGGTGCCTCGTAGCCCTGCAACAGGCTGATCGCCTTCGCCAACCCCGTGGAGCCTCGCAGGGCGTCCACCTCCTCCAGGTGGTGCCACCGGAAGAGGAATCGCATGAAGTCCTGTGCACTGAGTGGCTCGATCTCCTTGCGCAGTCGGCCCACCGTGAGCCTGTGGATTCGTTGCAGGAGGCGACGGTCACACCACTCCACCACGGCCGGGGTGGAACCCGGGGTCTCCGATACCCTCACCCCGTCCCTCTCCCAGGGGGAGAGGGTCAAACCCAAGGGACGGAATCGGCCTCTCAGGATTCCTCCCGTTGCCTCCAGTTGGTGCAACGTCAGGTTGATCTCGGACTCGTCCAACGCCGTTTGCTCGGCCAGCTCCGCCGCCGTGGTCGGTCCGAGTTGCTCCATCCACCCTCTCACCACCTGCGCCACCGCCGCATCCCGCTCCACTGGTTTGTCGCCTGGCAGGGGTTGAAGCTCCGGTTGCAGTGGCACCCCGGGGAACAGCGCACGGATCGTCCCCTGCCGCTCCGCTGGGATGAGGAACCGTTTTTCGCCTGTCTCCAGCCACGCCACCCGGCGTTGCGTCATGAGGCTCGCAACGAAGCGCTGCGGCACCTGCTCCTCCGGCATCAGCACCAGTTGCAGCAGCGCGTCGTGCAGCTCGTCCTCGTCTCGCAGCGGCGGCGCCGCGTCCCGCACCACCTGCTCGATGGCGTCCGCATCCAGTGCCCCGAACGACGCCGCGTCCTCCGCCGGCAGCGTCCTCCGCAGCACCACGTTGCGCACCCGGCGTTCCTCCGCCGGTGCATCGTCGAGGAACGTGTACGGCTGGCTGTTCACCATCTGGTGCGCGAAGACGCTCGGCTCGGGCACGTCCCTCGCCACCAGCTTGATGCGCCCGTCCTTCATCCTCCGCAGCACCTCGCGCAGGCCCTCCACATCCATGGCCTCGCGCAGGCAGTCCTCCATCGTCTGCTTCACCAATGGATGGTCCGGCAGCTCGACGTCCGCTCCTCCGTGGTTGTCCTGGCACCCCACCTGCGCCGGGAACACCGCCGCCAGCAGATCCTCACTCCTCGCCCTCTGGAGGTTCGGCGCCACCCGCTTCCCTCCCGCGAAGCGCGACAGCGACAACGCCCGCGTCGCATTCCACCGGAAGCGCGTCCCGAACAGCGGCACCTGCAACACCGCCTGCACCAGCACCTCCTCCACGTTCTCCGGGCTGAGGAACTGGAAGATGTCCTCCAACGGGAAGGAGTGCTGCTCTCCCAAGGACAGCAGCAGGCCATCCTCCGTCGCCGCCGCCTGCAGCTCGAAGTCGAAGGTGCGGCAGAAGCGCTTGCGCAGCGCCAGGCCCCACGCCCGGTTGATCCGGCTCCCGAATGGCGCATGGAGGATGAGCTGCATCCCCCCCGCCTCGTCGAAGAAGCGCTCGGCGACAATCGTGGTGTTGCTTGGCACCGTGCCCAGCACCTGCTGCCCCGCTCTCAGGTACGCCAGCAGCGCATCCACCGCCGGGGGCGGCACCTTCAGCTCCTTCTCCAGGAACAGCGCCGCGTCCGCACGCGCGAGCAACTCCTCGCGCAGCCGACCCACGTGCACGCTCAGCTCGTCCGTGCGCCCCGGCGCCTCGCCCCTCCAGAAGGGCACCGTCGGCGGCTGCCCGTGCGCGTTCTCCACCATCACCGACGCCCCCATCACCCGCTGGATGCGCCACGCCGTCGTCCCCAGCAGGAAGATGTCTCCGGGCGTCGACTCCACCGCGAAGTCCTCGTCCAGCGTCCCCACCACCTTCCCCTCGGGCTGTGCCACCACGTTGAACGTGAAGGTGTCTGGAATCGCTCCACCGTTCGTCAGCGCCGTGATCCTCACGCCCCTCCGCGCCTTCAGCCGCTGGTTCACCCGGTCCCGATGCAGGTGCACTCCCGCACGACCCCTCCGCAGCGACACGCCCTCCGACAGCGTCTCCAGCACCTTCTCGTACTCCTCGTACGTCAGGTCCCGGTACGGGTACGCCCTCCGGAACAGGCTGTAGAGCGCCCGCTCATCCCACTCCTCGCACGCACACGCCGCCACCACCTGCTGCGCCAGCACGTCCAGCGGCTTCTCCGGCATCCGCACCGCGTCAAGGTCCCCCTCCCGCACCGCGTTCAACAGCCCGACGCACTCCATCAGCTCGTCGCGCGTCATCGCGATCAGGATGCCCTTCGAGATTCCTCCCTTGTAGTGGCCCGCTCGCCCCACCCGCTGCAACAGCACCGCGATGGACCTCGTCGTCCCCAGCTGCACCACCAGGTCCACGTTCCCCACGTCGATGCCCAGCTCGAGCGACGCCGTCGCCACCATCACCGACAGCTGCCCCCCCTTCAGCCTCTCCTCCGCCGACAGCCGCATCTCCCTCGACATGCTGCCGTGGTGCGCCGCTACCTTGTCCGGCCCCAGCCTCTCCCCCAGGTCGTGCGCCACACGCTCCGCCATCTTCCGCGTGTTCACGAACACCAGCGTCGTCCGGTGCTCCCCCGCCAGCTGCACCAGCCGGTCATACACCTGGCCCCACATCTCGTTCGTGGCCAGCGAGCCCAGCTCCTCGTCCGGTACCTCCACCCTCAAGTCCCACGGCCGCTGGTGCCCCACCTGCACCACTCGGCACTCCCCCGCCTTCTCTCCCGTCAGGAAGCCCGCGATCGCCTCCAGCGGCTTCTGCGTCGCCGACAGCCCGATGAGCTGCGGCCGCACCTCGGTGATCGCCTTCAGCCGCTCCAACGACAGCGCGAAGTGGCTCCCCCGCTTGTCCCGCGCCAGCGCGTGGATTTCGTCCACGATGACCGTGCGCACCGAGCGCAGCGTCGCCCTCGCCCGGTCCGCCGTGAGGTAGAGGTAGAAGGACTCCGGCGTGGTGATGAGGATGTGCGGCGGCCGGCGCACCATCTGCGAGCGCTCGGACGCCGACGTGTCTCCCGTGCGCACCTGCACCCGCAGCTCCCGCGGGGTGAAGCCCGCCGCCCGGGCCCGCTGCAGCAGCTCCTCCAGCGGCTGGAGCAGGTTCTTCTGCACGTCGTTGCCCAGCGCCTTCAGCGGCGACACGTACAGCACCTGCGTCTGGTCCGGCAGCCGCCCTTCCAGGGCCAGCCGGAAGAGTCGGTCCAACGCCGCCAGGAAGGCCGTGAGCGTCTTGCCGCTGCCCGTGGGCGCGGCGATCAGCACGTCGTGCTGCGCCTGGATGAGGGGCCAGCCCTCCACCTGGGGACGCGAGGGCTCGCCCAGCCGCTCGGCGAACCACCGCTGCACCACCGGGTGGAACGACTCGAGGGCCGGATGGACGGCCTGGGACTCGGCGAAATCGAGGGCAATCTGAGGGGCCATGGCGCTCTCCCTCAGACTGAACACCGGTTTAGCTGGAGCGTCAACGCATCCGCCCGCCCGCTCGTCCAGCGTCACTGCACGCACCTCGCGTGAACCCTGCCCATACGTACGACACCACACAGCCACCGACAGACGACTGTCTCCTCCTCCCCACTCGGGCCCCGCGACGAGCCGCACCGAGCCAGCGGCCAGGAGAGCCCGTGCTTACCTCCACGGGTGAGGAGTCCCCCATGTTTCCCCCGAGCAGCCGCTATGCCCTCGAGGCGATCAACCCGGATGGGTTCCTCGCCCTTCGCCCGGAAGGCGGCGTGGAGGGCGCTCCCGAGGACTTCCTCTGC
This is a stretch of genomic DNA from Archangium violaceum. It encodes these proteins:
- a CDS encoding carbohydrate ABC transporter permease, with protein sequence MSKPINNRAWLLVLPVLVAVAFSAVIPLMTVVNYSVQDILGPDQRVFVGTEWFRKVLRDPELHGALRRQIGFSLAVLALEIPLGVALALVLPRQGRAASVSLVLLGLPLLIPFNVVGTIWQIFARGDIGLFGVLINSLGFQYNYTANALDAWLTVLLMDVWHWTPLVSLLCYAGLRAIPEAYYQAARIDGASAWATFRFIQLPRLRGVLTIAVLLRFMDSFMIYTEPFVLTGGGPGNATTFLSQYLTRLAVGQFDLGPAAAFSLVYFLVILLFSYVFYTAMTSADRKEAR
- a CDS encoding carbohydrate ABC transporter permease, giving the protein MKPSRFVVPLYLLLSFIPIYWLVGMSLKTNEEILGGFTLWPRNPTLANYAVIFTDADWSSSYVHSLTYVGINTVLSVLLALPAAYAFSRYRFLGDSHLFFWLLSNRMSPPAVFLLPFFQLYSSIGLFDTPWAVALAHMLFTVPLSVWILEGFMSGVPREIDETAYIDGYSFPRFFLSIFLPLIRSGVGVTAFFCFMFSWVELLLARTLTSVEAKPIVATMTRTVSAAGMDWGVLAAAGVLTLVPGAVVIYFVRNYIAKGFALGRV
- a CDS encoding DUF2160 domain-containing protein — protein: MDFEWMAWTAPTASFFIVIALLLAVYTVWGMRSPSLPRKGLLPMTTTRGDRLFVGLLGSAFIHLAWVGVTDASVWFAVGLSLLFMVFIARWG
- a CDS encoding ABC transporter substrate-binding protein, with translation MKNALKWTLALALAVPVYGCKKESKPAEGEKPAAGQQQQPQQQVDVAALEKAAEKWVDQEFQPSTLTREQQLAEMKWFREAAAPYRGMAINVVSESIDTHVYESKTMAKAFEEITGIKLKHDLIQEGDVIEKLQTQMQSGRNIYDMYVNDSDLIGTHIRYGHVVPLSDFMAGEGKDVTLPTLDVDDFMGKSFVTGPDGKMYQLPDQQFANLYWFRADWFARPELKERFKKKYGYELGVPVNWSAYEDIADFFTNDVKEIDGVKVYGHMDYGKKDPSLGWRFTDAWLSMAGVGDKGFPNGKPVDEWGIRVEGCNPAGASVSRGGETNGPAAVYALTKYIDWLKKYAPPQAAGMTFSEAGPVPGQGNVAQQIFWYTGFTAQLAKPGLPVVNADGTPKWRMAPSPHGPYWQEGTKLGYQDTGSWTMLKSTPLERRKAAWLYAQFVVAKSTSLKKFLVGLTPIRDSDVRSEHVTKVADKLGGLVEFYRSPAREAWTPTGTNVPDYPKLSQLWWQNISLAVEGEKTPQEAMDALAKQMDDVMGRLERAGMQNCPPKLNPEKDAKTWFDAPGAPHPKLANEKPKGETVPYEQLVQAWKEGRVK
- a CDS encoding TauD/TfdA family dioxygenase → MPGRKRFSFLEELKNNGWTVLDDVVESAAFLQLAHSIGAPSIGIHRYRIEHLSPTTANAAKAGTMSSQYGLGEFPLHTDTAHWPTPARYILLRSVGLSHSRSTIIASTKDLPFNPEQRHLIAQGTWLVSQVAQPFTCSVFFQPNEYAFRFDAACMRPYNSAAKRIHQHIIDTLKQSNYKEIKWSPGRVLIVDNWRMLHGRADSRETNEVRTLQRITIPWV
- a CDS encoding DEAD/DEAH box helicase, yielding MAPQIALDFAESQAVHPALESFHPVVQRWFAERLGEPSRPQVEGWPLIQAQHDVLIAAPTGSGKTLTAFLAALDRLFRLALEGRLPDQTQVLYVSPLKALGNDVQKNLLQPLEELLQRARAAGFTPRELRVQVRTGDTSASERSQMVRRPPHILITTPESFYLYLTADRARATLRSVRTVIVDEIHALARDKRGSHFALSLERLKAITEVRPQLIGLSATQKPLEAIAGFLTGEKAGECRVVQVGHQRPWDLRVEVPDEELGSLATNEMWGQVYDRLVQLAGEHRTTLVFVNTRKMAERVAHDLGERLGPDKVAAHHGSMSREMRLSAEERLKGGQLSVMVATASLELGIDVGNVDLVVQLGTTRSIAVLLQRVGRAGHYKGGISKGILIAMTRDELMECVGLLNAVREGDLDAVRMPEKPLDVLAQQVVAACACEEWDERALYSLFRRAYPYRDLTYEEYEKVLETLSEGVSLRRGRAGVHLHRDRVNQRLKARRGVRITALTNGGAIPDTFTFNVVAQPEGKVVGTLDEDFAVESTPGDIFLLGTTAWRIQRVMGASVMVENAHGQPPTVPFWRGEAPGRTDELSVHVGRLREELLARADAALFLEKELKVPPPAVDALLAYLRAGQQVLGTVPSNTTIVAERFFDEAGGMQLILHAPFGSRINRAWGLALRKRFCRTFDFELQAAATEDGLLLSLGEQHSFPLEDIFQFLSPENVEEVLVQAVLQVPLFGTRFRWNATRALSLSRFAGGKRVAPNLQRARSEDLLAAVFPAQVGCQDNHGGADVELPDHPLVKQTMEDCLREAMDVEGLREVLRRMKDGRIKLVARDVPEPSVFAHQMVNSQPYTFLDDAPAEERRVRNVVLRRTLPAEDAASFGALDADAIEQVVRDAAPPLRDEDELHDALLQLVLMPEEQVPQRFVASLMTQRRVAWLETGEKRFLIPAERQGTIRALFPGVPLQPELQPLPGDKPVERDAAVAQVVRGWMEQLGPTTAAELAEQTALDESEINLTLHQLEATGGILRGRFRPLGLTLSPWERDGVRVSETPGSTPAVVEWCDRRLLQRIHRLTVGRLRKEIEPLSAQDFMRFLFRWHHLEEVDALRGSTGLAKAISLLQGYEAPASAWERYLLPARMKGYLGDLLERACYSGEVAWGRLTMKDAKPVPGPRRGAPATPPEPEAPRSRAATPNRNASLTFVKREDMDWMLSAARPNAVLADGGVWVPPDLSGPAKDVVAVLEQRGACFFNDLCSRSRRLPAEVEDALWELVARGLVTADAVQNLRVLQSPAQRKRQKLLQRGGPGRWSLLVPSEPKPEDEVRDALARLFLQRYGIVWRDLVMRESLAPSWRELLYVYRRMEARGEIRGGRFVAGFVGEQFALPEAVDVARAVRRRAPSGVRVQLSAVDPLNLTGVVTPGPRVPATVGNVVTYVDGVPQGFDAQGDDEEGEGEDSSGEAAQAN